AAGTAGATAGAAGTGGAGATTCATTATAGGAATTGGCTTACAGGGTTAATGGAGGCCAGGGAGTCCCCAGATCAGCCATCAGCAATCTGCTAATCTGGAAAAGccagtctgagtccaaagacCTGAGGATCAGGGCCTAATAATGTAGATCTCAGTGTGAGTCTGAAAACCTGAGGACCAGGAGTACCAGTACCTGAGGGTAGGAGAAGACAGATGTCTTAGAACCAATCTGCCCTTCATCCACATCTTTTTGTCCTATTCAGGCTCTCAATAGATTGAAAGATGCCTACTTGGATTGGCAGGACAATCTTTTTTCTAATGATCAAAATTTTCTGCTGATCAGTCTATTGATTCAAATGCTGTTCTCTTTGGGAGACACTCTAAAGATCTATCAAGAAATGTTTTACTAGCTCTCTGACACTGCTTAGCCCAGTCAAGTGGACATATACCATTAACCATCAGTTTTCTTCCAAGAGtgttatagttttagctcttaagtctttaatccatttcaaattaatttttgtatatggtataatatAAAGATCTGGTTTCCTTGTTTTgcctgtggatatccagttttcccaacactatttgtttaagagattcttttctcaattttctgTATGGCATCCTTGTCAAAGATCACTTAACCATATAGGCATGggtttaattttgtgttttttatttatctatatatctattttatgCTGGCATaatgttgttttgattactataaatttgtaatttgttttactttattacttttaatttttgcaaagttttatttcaattCTACTTAGTTCACAAACACTGTTGTAATAGTTTCCAGTGTACGATATAgtcaagtgcactccttaatccccatcacctattttatccatcccccaaccaccctccctcctggtaaccatcaatttgttttccataattaagagtctatttcttggtttgtcttttcgCCCattcatttgattcttttttagttttgttagttgtttcccttgctgtgcagaacctttctATTTTGATATGGTCCcactagtttatttttgcttttgtttcccttgcctcaggagacacatctaggAAAAAGTTGCTTTATCCGATgccaaagaagttactgcctgtgttcttttctagaatttttaagatttcaggtctcacatttaggtctttaatccattttgaatttatatttgtgtatggtgtaaggaagtggtccagtttctttctttttcatgttgctgtccaattttctcaacagcattttttgaagagactgtcttgtacccattggatattcttgacTGGTTTGtgaaagattaattgaccatatagttgtgggtttatttctgggttttctagtCTGTTCTCTCAacctatgtgtctctttttgtgccagtgctGTACTGTtatgattactacagctttgcaatttaacttaaaaactagaattgtgatgcctccagctttgcatttttccccccaaatttgctttggttatttgggtcTGTTGTGAcgccatataaattttaggattgtttgttctagttctgttacaaaatgctcttggtattttgataggaattgcattaaatgtgtagattgctttgggtagtatgtacattttagcaatatttgttcttccagtccatgagcatgaaatgtctttccgtttgtttatgtcttcttcagtttctttcaccagtactttatatttttcagagtataggtatttcttctctttggctaggtttattcctaggcctcttattatttttgattcagttgtaaatgagattgttttcttaatttctccttctgcttcattattagtgtataaaatgcaacagacttctgcacattgattttgtatcctgggaCTTTATTAAATTCATGTGTCAGTTCCTATTATtatttggtggagtctttaggtatgtatatatcatctcatgtcatctacaaataaagtttgatttcttcttacCCTCTtggattacttttatttatttctcttgtctgattgctgtggttagAACTTCCAcaactatgttgaataaaagtggtgagagagaccatacttgtatttttcttgaccttagaggaaaagctctcagcttttccccattaaggatggtgttagctgtgggttttttatatatggcctttattatgttgaagtatgttccttctaaacctactttgcaGAGGGTTTTGATATGAGtagatgttatactttgtcaaatgctttttctgtatccattgagatgatcatgtggttctGATCTGTTCTGCTAGTGATGTGATATATTACAGTAactaatttgcaaatattgaactgcCCTTGcaacccaagaataaatcccacttgatcactGTGAAtggtttttcaaatatattattaagTTGGTTTTGCTAGCACTTGtagatttttgtatctatattcatcagggatattagcttGTAGTTCTCTTTCTTAGTGGTATCTGGTTttcatatcagggtaatgctggcctcatagaattaatttggaacttttctttccttttctattatttggaatagtttgagaagaataggtattaagtctaattctctttctttctctctctctctctctcttttttttttttttggttgtattaactcttctttaatgattggtagaatttgcctgtgaagccatctggccttggactTTGCTTATTGAGAGtcttttgattactgattaagTTTCTTTGTGGGCTGTCAGTCTGTTCAAatgctctctttcttcctgtttcatttttggtAGCTTATATGCTTTTAGGgatatatccatttttttttaaagttgtctaatttgttggcatacaggtTTTCATAGCATTCTCTCAattatttgtgtttctgtgatgtttattgctatttctcttctctcatatgtggtttcatttatctgagtcctttcttttttttttttttttaaagatttatttatttgacagagagaaatcacaagagaggcaggcagagagagaggaagggaagcaggctctccgctgagcagagagcccgatgtgggactcgatcccaggaccccgagatcatgacctgagctgaaggcagcggcccaacccactgagccacccaggcgccccctttctattttttcttgataagtctggctagaggttgaTCAATTTTATTGACTTTTCAAGAGCTAGCTCCCGATGTCATTGATttgtcctatttatttttttagtttctgtatcttttacttctgctctaatcttcttATTTCctcctgctggttttaggtttggttttgttgttctttttctagttcttttttacATATAAAGTTAGGtggtttatttgaaatttttattgtttcttgagGTCCTGTATTggtataaacttccctcttaaaactgcttttgtaTCGACCACCGGCCCGCCCCCCTGCCCGGCATGGCAGAGCACAAGGATTCCCAGCCCACCCCGGGCTGCAGTGGTCTGGACCTGGGTGGCgttggcggcggcggcggtggcgccCACCCATGGGCTCCGGAGGACGCCTGGATGGGCACCCACCCAAAGTATTTAGAAATGATGGAATTAGATATAGGAGATGCCAGCCAAGTTTATATAGCATTCTTGGTTTACCTGGACCTCATGGAGAGTAAAAGTTGGCATGAAGTAAATTGTGTTGGATTACCAGAACTCCAGCTCATCTGCCTCATCCGTACTGAGATAGAAGGAGAAGGATTACAGACTGTGGTGCCTACACCCATCAGTTCTTCCCTCAGCCATAACAGGATAAGGGAGATCTTAAAGGCATCTCAAAAATTGCAAGGTGATCCAGATTTGCCAATGTCTTTTACTTTGGCCATAGTGGAGTCCGATTCCACAATAGTCTGTTATAAACATACTAATGGATTTATGCTGCCAGACCCTCAGAATATTTCCCTTAGAAGATGACACCTGTACTCCCTGATGCTCACTGTGGGATTGGATTTGAGATCCATCAGTCTGGTTCATCTTTTATCTCAGAGATAGTTAGGGTTGACTTAGCTGGTCCCATTCcctaagtttttctttttgaagaataaAACTTGCCCagatagaagaatttttttttgttcataaCTATAGGGTAGTTGCTTTAGAACTTTTTTACCTGGACACAGTTTAATTACAGTTATATACAAGTTGGTGCTTAAGATGTGTTCAGAGGGGTGGAAcacatgtgtttcttctctcatcCCCCACTCATAGCTGCCTCATTGTTCCTTGCTGTCTCTGCTAACACATTGTTGAGACTGTCACCTTTCTCTAATTCAACCCCCTCAGTGCCTTTTGGCCACTACAGGTAGCCTACGATGGCATTTCATGGACACATGGACACCTGGAGAGTTTGCTCAGTCTGCTTTTAAATCCCCAATAGAAAGTAACAGTTTTCTTTCCATTGGTTTTATGTGGCATTTACTGTTGACTTTAAATCAGAAGCAAAGATATGCTTATCCAGAGTATAAAGTTACATACATGCTAGATTAATAGGGACCAGAGAGGTGCTACTGATTACTTACTTTCTACCTAAGTAAAGGAAGTACTAGGCCTTGCTTTCCATTCTTATTGCCACCCCTCTTATTATATTGTAGTTAGAATATTACGAGAAAGATAATAAGGGACGGTGTCAGACTTAAAGACATCTTTATTAAATAGACTCAGTTACTCCACTTTTGTGGAGTTACTCCCAATACCTCCCAGTTATGTTGCctaaaaaattatacacacagaGATATTCCAAGTGGCATTAattataatggccaaaataatAGATCCCTTAAAAGTTTTAGGAAGGGGTCAGAAAACATTTTCTGCAAAGGACAGAAAAGAGATTTAGTCTTCGCAAACCATACAGTCTCTCTTAAAACTTCTCCAATGTGTGTTTATAGAACAAAATaaccatagacaatatgtaaataaataggcATGGCTGTGTTCTAGTAAAAC
The genomic region above belongs to Meles meles chromosome 14, mMelMel3.1 paternal haplotype, whole genome shotgun sequence and contains:
- the LOC123925217 gene encoding tRNA-splicing endonuclease subunit Sen15-like gives rise to the protein MAEHKDSQPTPGCSGLDLGGVGGGGGGAHPWAPEDAWMGTHPKYLEMMELDIGDASQVYIAFLVYLDLMESKSWHEVNCVGLPELQLICLIRTEIEGEGLQTVVPTPISSSLSHNRIREILKASQKLQGDPDLPMSFTLAIVESDSTIVCYKHTNGFMLPDPQNISLRR